In the genome of Aspergillus flavus chromosome 8, complete sequence, one region contains:
- a CDS encoding Nitroreductase-like protein has product MSKGSASLLAALANRRSYYALRRESPIPDSKIQSILGSIMHKTPSAFNSQTTRTILLLNQEHEKLWNITKDVLLARIGPERFKPTGAKLDGFKAAYGTVLFYEDQPVIEDLKAKFPLYAENFEPWSEHTSGMHQLMAWVALEEEGFGANLQHYNPIIDEKVAANWNVPASWKLRAQLVFGVPEGDRPAEKEKKELGEVLKVYGAKI; this is encoded by the coding sequence ATGTCAAAAGGCAGTGCTTCCCTCCTCGCCGCCCTGGCCAACCGGCGCTCCTACTACGCGCTGCGCCGCGAATCACCCATCCCAGACAGCAAAATCCAATCCATCCTCGGCTCAATAATGCACAAAACCCCATCCGCCTTCAACTCCCAGACCACGCGcacaatcctcctcctcaaccaaGAACACGAGAAACTCTGGAACATCACCAAGGACGTATTATTGGCGCGCATCGGACCCGAGCGATTCAAACCGACGGGAGCGAAGCTGGACGGGTTTAAGGCGGCGTACGGCACCGTACTGTTCTATGAAGATCAGCCGGTGATTGAAGATCTGAAGGCCAAGTTTCCCCTCTATGCGGAGAACTTCGAGCCTTGGTCTGAGCATACGAGTGGCATGCATCAGTTGATGGCTTGGGTTgcgttggaggaggaggggttcGGGGCTAATTTGCAGCATTATAACCCTATCATTGATGAGAAGGTTGCGGCGAACTGGAATGTGCCGGCTAGTTGGAAGTTGAGGGCGCAGCTTGTGTTTGGGGTTCCCGAGGGGGACAGGCcggcggagaaggagaagaaggagctggggGAGGTGTTGAAGGTTTATGGGGCGAAGATTTGA
- a CDS encoding methyltransferase LaeA-like protein (hypothetical protein Ao3042_08216), which yields MASRSEPPQKRPREETPPESPPPEVEPEPQPEPQPQAEPEPEQEQQPEIPQGHIQGIIEPDTFSDADGDSLYAGSLGDASYTTSITSSAMNYQYENGRRYHSYHEGEYILPNDEQEQDRLDLSHHIYRMILKGELHAAPIKNPARVLDIGTGTGIWAIDFADEHPESEVIGNDLSPIQPSWIPPNLRFEVDDFEAPWSYSQPFDYIHGRELEGFIRDHDRLFRQALANLKPGGWFEIASIEVNCFSDDDTHLKATSMMEGVKNMHISAKKFGKDFDTVKNWRSQMENAGFVNVREDVYKLPQSPWPKDPKMKELGRYHQVNMIEAMPPYCYALFTRMLGWHRIEIEALVAGMRKELRDTSLHLYSRLHIIYGQRAL from the exons ATGGCATCCCGTAGCGAACCACCACAGAAACGCCCCCGGGAGGAAACTCCACCGGAGAGCCCACCACCAGAAGTTGAACCGGAACCTCAACCTGAACCTCAACCGCAAGCTGAGCCGGAACCCGAACAGGAACAGCAACCAGAAATCCCACAGGGACATATTCAGGGCATCATCGAGCCTGAT ACCTTTTCGGATGCCGACGGTGATTCCTTATATGCGGGATC TCTGGGAGATGCCAGCTATACCACCAGTATTACGTCGAGTGCTATGAATTATCA ATATGAG AATGGTCGCAGATATCATTCGTACCATGAGGGTGAATACATTCTG CCTAATgatgaacaagaacaagaccgTCTGGACTTG AGCCACCACATCTATCGGATGATTCTGAAAGGAGAGCTGCACGCGGCCCCTATTAAGAACCCCGCTCGGGTCCTGGATATTGGTACCGGAACTGGAATCTGGGCCATCGATTTTGCAGA CGAACATCCCGAATCCGAAGTGATTG GAAACGATCTCAGTCCTATTCAACCGTCATG GATCCCTCCCAACCTCCGCTTCGAGGTGGATGACTTCGAAGCACCCTGGTCTTACAGCCAGCCCTTCGATTACATCCACGGCCGTGAATTAGAAGGCTTCATCCGCGACCACGACCGCCTGTTCCGACAGGCCCTGGCGAACCTGAAGCCCGGTGGATGGTTTGAAATCGCCTCGATCGAAGTCAACTGCTTCTCCGACGATGACACACATCTCAAAGCAACATCGATGATGGAGGGAGTCAAGAACATGCACATCAGTGCCAAGAAATTCGGCAAGGATTTCGACACCGTGAAGAATTGGAGGTCGCAGATGGAAAACGCCGGCTTCGTCAACGTTCGCGAGGACGTTTATAAG CTCCCCCAAAGCCCCTGGCCCAAGGACCCCAAGATGAAGGAGCTCGGTCGTTACCACCAGGTCAACATGATCGAAGCCATGCCGCCCTATTGCTATGCGCTGTTTACGCGGATGCTTGGTTGGCACCGGATCGAGATTGAGGCGCTGGTGGCAGGTATGCGGAAGGAATTGCGCGATACGTCGCTCCATCTGTACTCGCGACTGCATATCATTTATGGGCAGAGAGCGCTGTGA